The Candidatus Scalindua japonica genome contains a region encoding:
- a CDS encoding tetratricopeptide repeat protein: MPKTIIIVLLPFVFILAILFETTSAESQRNSDSSLLPHNGTGSYVDFCTGFYLMLDHRWEDAIVFLEKILQENPDAERIHNHLASCYFQVDKKEEAIRHIEKIAQLKPDDFSIHYTLGNIYASEGNEMGAISEYERANSSEMDGIDKGFVSDMLHRLASSYMKHGEIENAANIYHKILDLKLTDEPVKIHYNLGQIYVDAKRVKEAIEEFVKAKKYRPHAEPVCFYLALCYEELKKYDKAIAELKSFIEYDPDAWLMRINLSNIYERVKQYENAEFERNKSLVILESRVSGESKDIREYITLSQLLQRKGKEKKAIETLEAAIANVIDGDDKALGEVRFMLANIYYEMNDHNNVIDELEKVLEMDPDNHQANNFLGYFFIEQGVQLDRAVGLIKKALSLNPENAAYLDSLGWAYYKLAKKDDEMMEQALQKLIEASNYAQDPEIMGHLGDVYFSLGFWEKAKSQWENAIDLWKESEVEAPPHLKYKTVRELKAKRSIQNKLQKIRNLKMVESSKEKVETGERVVRNHVH; the protein is encoded by the coding sequence GGTTTTATCTGATGTTGGATCATCGTTGGGAAGATGCAATTGTCTTTCTTGAAAAAATATTGCAGGAAAATCCAGATGCCGAAAGAATTCACAACCATCTGGCGAGTTGTTACTTCCAGGTGGATAAAAAAGAGGAGGCCATCCGTCATATTGAAAAAATTGCGCAATTAAAACCTGATGACTTTAGCATTCATTATACCCTTGGAAATATTTATGCCAGTGAAGGTAATGAAATGGGAGCTATTTCAGAATACGAACGTGCTAATTCATCTGAAATGGATGGCATTGATAAGGGTTTTGTGTCTGATATGCTGCACCGTCTGGCAAGTAGTTATATGAAACATGGGGAAATAGAAAATGCAGCGAATATTTACCATAAAATACTTGATTTAAAATTAACTGATGAACCGGTTAAAATTCATTATAATCTCGGGCAAATCTATGTTGATGCGAAGAGAGTGAAGGAAGCTATTGAAGAGTTTGTTAAAGCAAAAAAATACAGACCTCATGCCGAACCTGTCTGTTTTTATCTTGCACTGTGTTACGAGGAATTGAAGAAATACGACAAGGCAATTGCAGAGCTCAAATCATTTATTGAATATGATCCGGATGCCTGGCTTATGCGAATTAATTTATCAAATATCTACGAAAGAGTTAAACAGTATGAAAATGCTGAATTTGAGAGAAATAAATCTTTAGTAATATTGGAAAGCCGTGTAAGTGGCGAGAGTAAAGACATAAGAGAATATATTACGTTGAGTCAACTTTTACAGAGAAAAGGTAAAGAGAAAAAAGCGATAGAGACACTGGAGGCCGCAATTGCGAATGTCATAGATGGAGATGATAAGGCATTGGGTGAAGTCCGCTTTATGCTGGCGAATATATATTATGAGATGAATGACCATAATAATGTGATAGATGAATTAGAAAAAGTATTAGAAATGGATCCTGACAATCATCAGGCAAATAATTTTCTGGGTTATTTTTTTATTGAACAGGGGGTACAGTTAGACAGAGCTGTAGGTCTGATCAAAAAAGCTTTGAGTCTTAATCCTGAGAATGCCGCATATCTTGATAGTCTGGGTTGGGCATATTACAAACTGGCGAAAAAAGATGATGAAATGATGGAGCAGGCATTACAAAAGCTAATCGAAGCATCAAATTATGCACAAGATCCTGAAATTATGGGCCATCTTGGGGATGTTTATTTTTCTCTTGGATTTTGGGAAAAAGCAAAGAGTCAATGGGAGAATGCCATAGACTTATGGAAAGAGTCTGAGGTAGAAGCGCCTCCTCATCTAAAATATAAAACGGTCCGAGAGTTAAAAGCAAAGAGATCAATTCAAAACAAACTCCAAAAAATCCGAAACTTAAAGATGGTCGAAAGCTCAAAAGAGAAGGTGGAAACAGGAGAAAGAGTGGTTCGTAATCATGTCCATTAA
- a CDS encoding YebC/PmpR family DNA-binding transcriptional regulator encodes MSGHSKWSTIKHKKGAADAKRGKIFSKLAKAITSAARQGGGNPDMNLKLQYAIDSAKSENMPKDNIERAVMKGTGELNADSILYECLYEGYGVNGVAVMAEILTDNKNRTAAEIRKIFEMSGGNLGESGCVSWMFKQKGVITIDSGEIEEDKLMTIVLDAGCEDLQEEAGKYEIDCETKDFNNVKKALQDAGIKIESADISWVANTYIDLDEEKGRKVISLMEKLENHDDVQNVYANFSLPEGFMAEL; translated from the coding sequence ATGTCAGGACATTCAAAGTGGTCAACAATAAAGCATAAAAAGGGTGCTGCAGATGCAAAGAGGGGTAAGATATTTTCAAAACTCGCTAAGGCTATTACTTCTGCGGCAAGACAGGGTGGTGGAAACCCTGATATGAATTTAAAGCTGCAGTATGCTATTGATAGTGCTAAATCAGAAAATATGCCCAAGGATAATATTGAACGGGCAGTAATGAAGGGTACAGGAGAGTTAAACGCGGATTCAATTCTTTATGAATGCCTTTACGAAGGTTATGGTGTTAATGGTGTTGCTGTTATGGCAGAGATATTGACAGACAATAAGAACAGAACTGCGGCAGAGATAAGGAAAATATTTGAAATGTCCGGGGGGAATCTTGGTGAGTCAGGCTGTGTATCATGGATGTTTAAGCAGAAAGGTGTGATTACGATAGATTCCGGAGAAATTGAAGAGGACAAGTTGATGACGATTGTTCTTGATGCGGGTTGTGAAGACTTACAGGAAGAGGCTGGTAAATATGAGATTGACTGCGAAACAAAGGATTTTAATAATGTAAAAAAAGCACTACAGGATGCGGGTATAAAAATAGAGTCAGCTGATATCAGTTGGGTTGCCAACACATATATCGATCTTGATGAGGAAAAAGGCAGGAAGGTTATTTCTCTTATGGAAAAATTAGAGAATCATGATGATGTGCAGAACGTATATGCTAATTTTTCATTACCGGAAGGTTTTATGGCTGAGTTATAG
- the ftsH gene encoding ATP-dependent zinc metalloprotease FtsH, whose protein sequence is MRDTDKKPPKKKSKNLKTKKTGFSIGYLLLFLVVLYIIQMFLTPKASEISYSQFREYLTAGKIVDCTVGEKVIKGHYESAISDKERPIAFVTVPIKDIELVNELEKKNVEFKGEVENNFLRNMIMWWVFPFLIIGIAWFFISKRIGGMGSPFASFGKAKIKLYAAEDAKKTTFADVAGCEEAKEELEEIIEYLKYPQKFQKLGGKIPKGVLLIGPPGTGKTLLAKAVAGESGVPFFSISGSDFVEMFVGMGAARVRDMFSQAKQKAPCIVFIDELDSVGRQRGTGLGGGHDEREQTLNQLLAEMDGFTSNSGVIIIAATNRPDVLDNALLRPGRFDRQVTVDRPDLIGREEILKVHAKDVKIEPNGNLNTIAKRTPGFSGADLANVINEAALLAARRDKSFVEMAELEESIERVIAGPERKSRVISNEEKSIVAYHESGHTLVAAILPNTDPVHKVSIVARGAAALGYTLQLPTEDKYLTRESEIRDTICVLLAGRAAEEIVFNELSTGAQNDLERVTKLARNYVCKFGMSSKLGPQTFGRQQGNVFLGHDLVQEKEFSEKTAIDIDAEVSQIIKSSYSKAKSLIEENRDKLNLLAKKLEEEEVLEAEQILDLLNIKEEKKKSPKSNGSSSEGKQSSLS, encoded by the coding sequence ATGAGAGACACAGACAAGAAGCCCCCAAAGAAAAAATCTAAAAACCTGAAAACCAAGAAGACTGGTTTTTCTATAGGCTACCTCCTGCTTTTTCTAGTAGTTTTATATATTATACAGATGTTTTTGACACCTAAGGCCAGTGAAATCTCTTACAGCCAATTCAGGGAGTATCTAACTGCGGGAAAAATAGTAGATTGCACTGTGGGAGAAAAAGTGATTAAAGGACACTATGAAAGCGCAATATCTGATAAAGAGAGGCCGATTGCCTTTGTCACGGTACCTATTAAAGATATCGAACTGGTAAACGAGTTAGAGAAAAAAAATGTTGAGTTCAAGGGAGAAGTAGAGAATAATTTCCTGAGAAATATGATTATGTGGTGGGTCTTTCCTTTTTTAATTATTGGAATAGCCTGGTTTTTCATATCAAAAAGAATTGGAGGGATGGGAAGCCCCTTTGCATCTTTCGGAAAAGCAAAGATTAAACTTTATGCTGCGGAAGACGCAAAAAAAACTACTTTTGCAGATGTCGCCGGATGTGAAGAAGCTAAAGAGGAGCTGGAAGAGATAATAGAGTACTTAAAATACCCACAAAAGTTCCAAAAACTGGGAGGTAAGATCCCGAAAGGGGTCTTGCTTATAGGACCACCGGGAACAGGAAAAACACTTCTGGCAAAAGCGGTTGCAGGTGAGTCCGGCGTACCTTTCTTCTCAATAAGCGGATCTGACTTTGTAGAAATGTTTGTTGGAATGGGGGCTGCCAGAGTGCGTGATATGTTCTCACAAGCTAAGCAGAAGGCCCCTTGCATCGTTTTTATCGATGAGCTTGACAGCGTTGGAAGGCAGAGAGGTACGGGCTTAGGAGGTGGTCATGATGAACGGGAACAAACACTGAATCAGCTATTAGCCGAAATGGATGGCTTCACATCAAATAGTGGCGTTATTATAATTGCCGCAACAAACAGACCTGACGTTCTGGACAACGCGTTACTCCGTCCGGGAAGATTCGACAGGCAGGTTACTGTCGATAGACCTGATCTTATTGGAAGAGAAGAGATCTTAAAGGTACATGCTAAAGACGTTAAAATAGAACCTAACGGAAATCTCAACACGATAGCAAAGCGTACTCCCGGGTTTTCGGGCGCTGACCTCGCAAATGTCATTAACGAAGCAGCATTACTTGCAGCGCGTCGTGACAAAAGTTTCGTAGAAATGGCCGAGCTTGAGGAGTCGATAGAAAGAGTTATTGCCGGACCTGAGAGAAAAAGCAGGGTAATAAGTAATGAGGAAAAAAGTATTGTCGCGTATCATGAATCCGGTCATACTCTGGTAGCCGCTATATTACCTAATACTGACCCGGTACATAAAGTTTCTATTGTTGCACGGGGAGCTGCGGCACTGGGCTACACATTACAATTGCCTACTGAGGATAAATACTTAACCAGAGAATCTGAAATACGAGATACCATATGCGTACTTCTTGCGGGACGTGCCGCAGAAGAGATTGTCTTTAATGAATTATCCACCGGAGCTCAAAACGACCTGGAAAGAGTAACAAAATTAGCCAGGAACTATGTCTGTAAATTTGGTATGAGCAGCAAGCTTGGACCTCAAACATTTGGAAGGCAACAAGGAAATGTATTTCTTGGACATGATCTTGTACAGGAAAAAGAGTTCAGTGAAAAAACTGCGATAGATATTGATGCGGAAGTATCACAAATTATCAAAAGTTCTTACTCTAAAGCCAAGTCTTTGATTGAAGAGAACAGAGACAAGCTCAATCTCCTCGCGAAGAAACTCGAAGAAGAGGAAGTCCTGGAAGCTGAGCAAATTCTTGATTTACTTAATATTAAAGAAGAGAAGAAAAAATCTCCAAAGTCAAATGGAAGTTCTAGTGAAGGGAAGCAATCTTCCCTATCTTAA